The DNA segment TCGCGACAACCGGCTATCTGGCAGATGCTGTCGCTAACATCGCTCCAGATGCTGAAGTGATCACCATGGTCGGTCCAGGTGGCGATCCGCATACCTACCAGCCCACCACCAAAGATATTGAACAACTGCAAGACTCTGACGTCGTGATCTGGAGTGGCCTCCACCTTGAAGCACAGATGCTGGACAAGCTCGAATCACTCGGTGATAAGCAAGTAGCAGTTGGCGATACCCTCGACGAGAAGTACCTCCTGCCATGGCCAGAAACCGACGAAGATGGCCATGCACTGCACGATCCACACATCTGGAACAGTCCAGAAGCATGGTCACAGGCCGTGCAGGTAGCAGCCGACAAGATCGCCGAAATCGATCCAGACAATGCGAAAACCTACCAGGACAACGTCAAGAAGTACCGTGAAGAAATCACCACTACCGTGGCACAGGCTAAAGAACTCCTTGATAAAGTCGCCCCACCACGCATCCTGATCTCTGGCCACGACGCCTTCAACTACTTCGGTCAAACCTTCGATCTGGAAGTCCACGCAACTGACTTCGTCTCCTCCGAAGCCAAGCTCTCCACCCAAGAAATCTCCGACCTTGCCAAGTTGATCGCTGAAAAGAAAGTTCCAGTGATCTTCCTCGACAACCTCGCAAACCCACAGGCGATCAAGGCTTTGCAAGAAGCAGTTCGCGCCAACGGTTGGGACGTGAAGATCTCTGACGATGAACTCTTCGCAGACTCTCTTGGTGCAGAAAAGGGCGTCGATACTTACCTCGGCTCCTTGATGCACAACGCAGAAGCTATCTCAAAGGCGC comes from the Arcanobacterium phocisimile genome and includes:
- a CDS encoding metal ABC transporter solute-binding protein, Zn/Mn family produces the protein MKAFSTIKLGATALLASALLLAGCSSATEGAAEDHLKIFATTGYLADAVANIAPDAEVITMVGPGGDPHTYQPTTKDIEQLQDSDVVIWSGLHLEAQMLDKLESLGDKQVAVGDTLDEKYLLPWPETDEDGHALHDPHIWNSPEAWSQAVQVAADKIAEIDPDNAKTYQDNVKKYREEITTTVAQAKELLDKVAPPRILISGHDAFNYFGQTFDLEVHATDFVSSEAKLSTQEISDLAKLIAEKKVPVIFLDNLANPQAIKALQEAVRANGWDVKISDDELFADSLGAEKGVDTYLGSLMHNAEAISKALSK